The DNA sequence cTTCCAGAGGCTGCCAGGCTGCGTTTGTGTTCAAGCTCTCCTCAGGCACAATGAGGCACACACTACACTGCTGCAGAGTGCAGGTGGAAGGAGCAGAAGGTACAGAACTGCAAGGGCTGCCCTGAGAGCCAACACACAGGATGATACATTCCTCTATAAAGATGTGGTGGTTCCCAAGATGTTGAATTTTCAATGCAGTTGTAGGAAACAGATTGGAGGGCAGTAACctgtctgttttctttctcctaaTCCTGCTGTGTGCATAATAAAGTTTTATCTTCTCCCTTCTTGAAAGTCTTTCTGTATCCACTAGCCAACACAACAGATAATAATGGGGACAGTGTCATCTTTCTATCAcctcatgaaaatatttttcattcccATGTTACAGACCATCAAACTACATAGGATAATCATATTCTTAGTTGCCTGATGCAAAAGGTGATGCTTTAATATCTTATTATGATATTGGATATTAATTTCCTTCTACTCAAAAGCAAAGATGAAAGATCCTGTCACTAATGGACTaatacttaattttttaaaatttactttgGAAACTGTTTGCATTACATACAAGTCAAGCCAAAAATGAGACTTGGATTTTTCCTTGCCAAAGCAGATTTACCATTCAACTCTTGTAATGAGAAGTTTTATTCAATTGTTTATAGAGCAGTTGCTGACTATAAGGTATCCATGACATTTATATTACCTAGTCGAATATTTCTTATAGGCGCATGCTGAAAACTGCTCACATAAAAAAAGCATGAGGGTAATTTGGCTCCAGCTGTCACTGAGCCAAGAGCAGGCCtgcccacagctgcctgggtAGGCACACCTTCAGATCCTTGTATAAAATATTCCTCTTCCACTGTCATTCTTGAAAACATACTTTTCCCCTATCACTGTTCATGAATACCAAATAAAAGGTAAAGAAATTGCCCTCAAAGGAAAcgcttcatttttatttaaatgaataCTTAATGAATCTACTTAAGAAGAAATTGCCCCAGGATATTTCTAGAACTATCTGTGAACAGAAAcctgtaaaattaaaatattaaatgttgAACTTTTTATGGAATGGGATAAacctttcttcctctttcagaGGAATAGAAGTCCTGTGGCAAAGCACACtgcacacagctgctgctggtagGGGTGATGGTGCACCTGGACAAACTGCCTCCATCAGGACCAACAGGCAAAGCACAGCAGGGAAAGCATGGATTCCTTGGGCCCTTGATCCACCATTTCAGCTTATTTGGGCTGTTTGCCATACCTGACTTGCTGGAGGTGCTGGCCCAGGTCTGAATAagtgcagcagtgctgagcagaaaaaGCTCCCACTTTGCTTCAGTGGGTGAGGTGTCCTAGGCTGTTTTCCAATTTAATTTGTAGTAATAGTAGAACCCCTCATGAAATTTCATTCATTAAGCATCTTCCTGCCCCCAAGAAGATATATTACCATTTGAGGCAGAGGGAGGCAAAAACATATCTGGCATGAGACTTTTGACTCAGAGGATGTTCCTCTAGAAGATGAGCATGAGCCTTGGGCAGGTtgctgtggtgtttgctggAAAAGGAGAAGTTCAAGAGAAACATCTGCAGAGAAGATCctggcagggaaggggctggctGAGGTTCCACTGGTGCCTGGAGCATGTGCAGgtgctcagagccacaggctgtgagcagcagtagtttaaacagaagaaaaaaatgcctAGTGGAGTGAAATATATTGTAGCCATAAGGATGATCAAAAGCAGAGTTTGCTGATTCCTTAGAATTATCAATAAATAGgtataaattaaaaaacaagATCACCTTCACTGAGCTACACTGTCCTGCACCACTACTGTTTCTTGTCCTCCCTGAGAGCTGCAGCACTACCAGCACTGTGCAAACACAAATGTTTCCTCAGCCATGCTGGCATGCATGGCACTGCCTTTCTCTGCTGTTTTCTACTTCAaatctctgctcattttctcaCCTCTCTCACCCTGTCATGTTTTCATTAACATGAAATTATTCTCGCTTTGCTTTCCTTCAGCCTTCATATTGGATTTCATTGTAATTTATTTACTGACCTTTTTTCTACTCTTAATGGTTTTTGTTATTGACTGTATGATACCATAAGAGACTAAACACCTCTGTTTATAAGAGGTGCCCCTCAGGACTTTCCAGGCTTTCTTTTATATCCTGCGCTGAAATGCTCTATTTTTGAGATCATTCCTAGACCCTGGAAAATGGTGAAAAAGTCATTATTGATTCCACAGGGACAGGTCTGATCACTAAAATTAATAAGACTCTAAGGTGAAAATTTTCACAGCTGTAGCTTACTTCAATACCAATCCTCCTTGTGCATCTGAGAATGCAATCCAAACCACAAGTCAGTAAACAATTAATTGACCTGGTTTTTAAGAGGATATATCAGAGTTAGTAGGCAATGTACTTAGGCAGCTTGAGGCAGAATTGAAGTCTCATATTTTTAATGCTTTGTATATTTATAGGTACTGAACTCTGAAGAAAAATGGTGATCATCATCATTGTACATTCCTGTCAAAAACACAAGTCAGAGAATTTCACTGCACCAATTCAGTTAAAGCACATGTCAGAGAAGCATAAAGAGTTAATGATCCTCACATTTAAAATACACTCTGTATTTACAGTCTGGATTTCACTTCAGCCCCTCACTTTAGGCTCTATAAATTTCTCTTTTCAACTGTATAAACCTCTGCTCACTTCTCTCAGCACAAGTACTTAGAGAGAGTGACCAGATACTGAAAGCCATAAATTCTATGAATTTTGCAATATTTTGTGAGATGCCTCAGtgttcctttcatttttttctttttttaactatAAATAGAGCCTTCTTTCTGCAACCAGTCTCCAAAGGTCACCTTACAATGTTTTGCTATTTCCCATATTAAGCAGCAATGCTTTTCAGCTGACATTCCAACTTCAAGTCATGCATGTGAGCATGATGCGAGCTTGCTTCAGACCTCAGTGAGAGGGCTGCAAACAAGACTGCTGTATAATTGCCGAGGAAAATAACATCCATTGTCAAAAGGGGCACTTAATCAAACAAAATTTAGCTGCATGAATACAAGTGTCTCCAAATATTTGGTTCATGCTAAAAATATAGcacatttattaaaaatatatatttataaacatTGGTATGAACAGACACAGATGTTAAGcaaatgagaaaggaaaaataaccaTGTAATGTATTTCTCCCAACATTTTATCAGGTTTAGGCAGACCTTGCTCAACAGAATTGTTTTTTTCATGATTGCACCATATGTTCATTCTAAATAAAAAGCTTGTCAGATTCAATGTAAGTAAAAGCAAAAACCAAGAGAAAAAACCATTTGACCTAACAGACACGTGATCTGTGCTATGAAGCTATCTTTGAGTTCAATCTTTGCGGGTATACAGCATACATTTCTAATTATATATAGTTTacagtttctttcttttccttttttttttcctttcttgtattttattttcttttccttttttttttttttattgttttaaaacaACATATCCCTGGTGGATTTCTTCAAAGCTACAACTTATATAACTGCAGTCATTCTCCCCCAAActgaaaaccaaacagaaaGGGAGAGGGCAGGAAGAAGAGTTAAGCTTATTACTGTGTGAAAAAGTCTTGTTAAATTAATTGTGCTTCAGTCTTCGCTGCCTTCAGGCAGTGCTTTTATGATGTGTTAATATAATACAGAGTCAATTCTGATTAAAGAACTTGTCAATAGTCAGCAATGTTTGTTGTCACTCTTAATGGCCATTTTATCTGGTCTATTTGCATGCCTTCTAGTTTACAACGTTGTATAAATATACACAAAAATGATCACAATGAGGTTCAGAATTGTCCCAATAATTCCAAGCATTGCCAAGATGGTTTcttctttgctttccttttcttgaCTGCCTTTATCTTCTTCATTTCCACTAGTGATTACCATCTTGGTGGCCAGTTTCTTTATCCTTCCCTTCAGAATAACCTAGATTTAGGAACAAAAACATCAAAATGGATTATTAATTGGAGTACAGAAGCTCATATTAATAGTGGAACCAATGGCAGAATTTTTGCCCCATAACATATTTTATTAAGAATTCATTTGAAAAGAATTAGTATTTCTATTAGCTGTTcagtaaataattaaaattacagTTCAGCTATTCTGTGGTTTACTTATAACCCTCTGCTTATGTGCCAGGAACCACTGCTAGCACACATAACAGCTGCTATAACATAATAAAACTGGTCAGAAATGTACCATGAGGTGAGACTCCTCCAGCATCAGGGGGGACTTTGCCTGCACTGGGATCTTGCCATGTGGTGGAGACCCCATATTTATACTTCAGCCAAGAAGCGAGTGAGGGAAATAAAACTGGAAAGACCTTGCTTCTTTTTTTACTAGGAAAGAATCATTAAAGAGAAAGGCATTTTGTCTCCCGATGAGAAGGAAGACAGCAGTGACTTCTtaataaataattcaaaataaaagcaaaaccaaaataacatCCATCTTGGCTTTTATTTTCCTCGTTCTTAATGTATGATGAAAAGTTACTTGCAGCGCAGTGAGCTGAAATGTATCGATCTGCCTGCAGGGAGAATACAGCCATTTCCCAAGCAACAGCCCCAGCCTAAAAAAAGCAGATTCCTCAAATGTGGGACGAGCCCtgactcccagcacagctgaagCCACAAACAAAGAAGCTTCCTTGGTCTTCCCACCATCGGATTGTTCAAATTAGAAATGGATAAATTCTTATCCGTGTTTATCTAACACTGCAAATTTTAACCACATGGGCAAGCCAGAGTGTCccagaaaactgaaaaaggTTGGCTGATCTCCCAATGCCAACTGATCTGCCAAGATCTGGGTTCaggcaaagccctgctgctgtcttccAGGCTACAAGCCATATCCCATCGTATTTCTGCAGCAGAAAGCAGTGGTAggatgtaggaaaaaaaattccccaaaagctCCTGCCTTAAAGAGGGATTTGATTTGGTCCTTTAGTGGACCCTCATTCCTCCCTCCACTAACTCACAGAGCAAAAGCAGTACCTCCCAGGCAGTGCATATATTCAGGGGGGTGAGGGCTCCCCAAAAACTGCCCACCACCTCTGTGGGCACCTCCCCTCCAGCAGGAATCATCAGAGAGGAGCCCtgacctgcagctcctctgagctgctcctgcactgcacagccacagagcagcagccgCAGCACTGAAAGGATGGAAAGGACTGGGAGAGGTAAGGAAATCTTGCAATGGAGAGACTGAGAGGAAGAACCTGTATTTTTGTCACACCTGCAAGTGGTTCATATATAGGACAGAGAGTAACTGCTGGCAGTAACACTTCCTAGAAGTGTTTGATTCCCAGCAGGTATAAGGGATTAGTGGCAAGTAAGGCAGAAGTCGGGTTCTGCAGAGGCCTCTGTACTTACACTTGCATTAGCATTTATGTGTTTTGTCTTGTTGTAACCAGTGgatcagaggaaaaaataacaagGGAGTGAGAAACCTGAGAGTTCCTACAGCAGACAGCTGTCAGTGGGAGCAGGGGGCACCAAGGAGAAGGGCATCAAACAACAGAGCATCAAAAGTCAGAGCATGATCATCCAGAAGATCTTTGGATAACCTGGTCCAGGAAAGCAAAACTTCACAGGCACCAGGTACCTCACAGAGATatggctccagccctcagaaaCTGTCCCCAGAGTTCCTTCAGCCACAGCCATCTCCAGCTCTTCCTGCAGCACCTACCTcttccagcagcagaaggctTTTGTAATATTTGCCCCAGCTGGTGGCCAGAGGAGGGTTTGGCTGCACCTGGTGCATGTCCTTCCTATCTTGTTAATTGCCACTGAGCAGTCAATGGTATCTTAACAAACAACTTGTCTCTGGGAAATCACAGGAGAGTTCCTACCAGTGCCATTTTCACACACGTCACAACCTGAGTGCATCCACTCCGTGTGCCATCGGACCACAAACCCACATCCCCGGCTATGACATGCAGCCATTACTTCACCCACAGAGCCATGAGTCATCTGGATATTCTGTTCTTTTCCCCTTCAGTAACTGGAAGGTTTTCCCTCTGGCCAACTGTTTTCATTTCACTGTTTATTTGAGAAATCAAGTAGGATTAAAAATATAGTCTGATAAAATCCCAGGCCTAGAATGGAAGGATTTGAGGGGAGAGTGAAGTTCTTTCTGGCTGCTTCCCACAAGAGCTGAACACTCTTGATTCAGCACACTGGTTCCCACAGAAATATGATCATACCCAAGCATCCTGTGGGTCAAGCCTTTCTGGCTTGAAAAAAGCCAGAGAAGGTGCAATTTGACTCTGCATCCTGTGCTTTGGGCAGTTTCCCATtcacaccaaaaaacccacagagaGTGGGGCAAAGCCCCAGCTCTCAAGGGGCAGCTTGGCTCTGCAGCCACTGGCGCTCTTCAATTTTGGTACAGTGACCCTGCATCACATGTGCTAGGAAATCCTGACTCCAGGATTAGTGTGAACAGAGGCAGCATGGGGCTCAGACAGCATCTGATCTCCTATTATTAACATTCCCATTCTTTTCTTAATAAACTGTGCAGCAAGAAGTCAATATCAAATTCTCTCCTGCAGAACGTTAGATCCTAAAATTAACATCCATCTAAAAAGTAGCTAAATAATTCACACATGAAGGAGACATATCAAAGGCTGTTAGATATAAAGACAAAGCCTCTGGCTTAGCAAATCCTTGAGTTATGAATTTTTTGTAAGCTATGAAATTATTCTGGGGAAGTACCACCACACCTTTGCCTTATTATTAAAGTCTCTCCCAGGCACCCATTACTGGCTAATGAGAAAGGCAGAGATCCTTGGGCTGCACAATCTCTCATCTGAGGCTGCACAATCACGTTTTTCCTCTTTGCAAGTTGTACTTATTAGCAAGGAGATAGTGGGTGGTTTCAGGTGACATGGATCAGACTGCCAGGTTATTTCTGTCCCACTAAGAGGCCTTACCTGAGGGAGAAGTGCTCAGTGTGATGCAACAAAATATGCACAGAGAAGCTGGTGGCTGGACCATGATGAACAACAAGGGAGCATCAGCAGCTGAGAGTTTGCAGAGGGGCTGATGCACAGTGTGATTTGTTGGAGGTTGTGTCTATGTGCCTGTGCGCTGCATTTGGATCACACTATGGTGATCCTGGGACTGCATAAACTGCATCTTTCTTGGACAAAACTACACCCAAAAAAGTACTTTCagcccatggcagcagggatcCAGACAAAAGCTGGTGTGAAGTATAACCCTCAGAAAAAACACAgtgtgggcactggcagcacgGGTTTCCCTGGAGGGATTGCTCCAGCAGGTCTGCACTGCTCTCCATTTTATACAGCACCTAAGGAACAAGAGGCAGCACACAAAGGCTTGGTCTTAAGAGGAGTTTAACATTCAAACAGGACATGACTGGGACCAAACACAATTATATTAATACTTTGCCAAATATAGCACTGTTGAAATCAAGGTAAGCGTTGACTTTGTACAGGGAGGAGAGCAGAATGAAAATTACTTCTCCATATGTAAGGACTGACCTTGGGAGAAGAGTAGCACTCTCCTAATGGCAGACTCAAGCCTTTAACCTTCACAGGTCTCATGCTCAGAGTGGTATTTTTGCTGCCTgaggtttgggggtgtttttttcTACTGGGGAAATACTTGCTGTCAGTTTAGTATAATTACCCCAAttaagaaaatagaaaagtcATCTGGCTTTCTGGGTATCTCTTCTCAGTCTTTATTATTCTCTTCTAGAAATGGATTTCATTTATTTGacattatttaatatttttatgatTCTTATGacacatttttccttttgtatttttctggtGGTACTTCAAGCTTGACAgaaacatttcttttccttacCCAGAACCATGGCTAGAACTGCTCAGATAGGAGGGCTAGAGAACACTAAATTTACCATTTCTTTTAATAACTATCCTTCTTATTTAATTGCTATCTCATTAGGAAAGCACTTTCCTGCCACATCAAAATTAATGTCTTTCCTACTTCATTTTGTAAGATTCATCATTAACCCAACATCAGCCTTTGTACGGATACATATTCCAAAAAGCTATCAATTAAAAGATAAATATTCTGTGTATTCTGCACTGCACATGGGAGACAAGGACAGTTCAGTGGTTAGGAAACTCCTTGCACTATTCATCTCCTTGCACTTCTGCTGGCTTCATTCCTTATATCTACAGGAAATTCACTTATTCTCTCTGCTTCAGTTTTTCATCTGTGGGATTCTTTGAAGAATGAGTTATTCAGCCTACAGCAGAAAATGGTTCATAAAAAAGGTGGGGCCTTGCAAATACTTCGTTTCCATATTCATTTCAAAACAGGAACACACTAACATGAAAAGTTTTACATCCAGCTGTGCTATGAAATACACCCACTACCATCTCCCCAAATCTGGGGAACATTCTGCACATCACTACTCCCATTGCAAACAATCCAATGAACCAGGAAAAGCATTCCTAGCAAAAGATCTTTTTGCATCTTTTCACCCAGCATGGCTGATCTAAAGGTGATGGCTTGATGGCAGGGCTTTGGAAAAGGCAGTAGCAAGTGCATGTTTGAGAATTTACTGCAGTGTGTTTGTCACATCAAACATACAAAGCACATCCCTCACAAAGCACCTGCCCTGACATATCTGACAGTTTTTGAATATTCTGGCACCTTGACTTGATCTTGAGAAACTTTTGTAATATTAAATCATTTCTCCTCTAAGTCATTATTTATGAGCTCCCCAAAGAGGCTGCCAAGTGGAGGGCTCAGCCTGCAGAATctgagctcctgggaactcAGAGAAGGGGAGGATCATCCAGGCCCTCAGTGCTCCTCCTGATCAGCCCTGTGCTGTCATGTGTTATCTGGCACCTTGAAAAACAAGAATGGAAACTTCTGAAAACCTCCCAGGGTCAGATGCTCAGCTAGTACAGAGCAGtcctcctcccccagctcagctcagccacCTCCATTTACATCAGTGAGAATATGGCTCCTTGTTTTCAATCTACCTTGAATATCAGTGAGCACAAATTTTGTATTCTTAATCCATAATCACAGACAATCACCAGCTAAATTGTTTTGATATTTAAACTTGTTTACAGTCCCCAGGCTATTAGTTGTGATGACACATTAAGAGATAAGAGAGCTTTAATTTTCTGAGGATAGTTCCACCCTCTGGGGATAAGAAACACGCAGCGGAATCTTGTTTTGATTAGCAAACTGAAGAGGGCACAGAAATCACACACAGCAGAGTGGGAGTGCagatgctgctggagctgaCACCTTCCCTTATCTCACAAACAAGAGCTCGAATTACCAAACAGGGAGGAGAGGCTCCTCGAGGATTTAACCTCACTTGAACATCACAGTCAAATGCGGTTTTGTTCCTTTCCTCCTAGTAACAACTTAAAACCTCCTTTTCCTCCAAGGGCAAACTTGGGAAGTTGGGTGCTTGGCTTAAAACCTGGACAGCCCCCAAGCAAGATGCTGAGCAGGGCATTAAGTTTTGCTGCTTGTGATGTATGGGAGGAAGGCACGCTTGGCACACAcatttttgcttgtttgctgTATTACATTGTCACATTCTCACTTCTGCGATGATTTTTTATCTGCTCTTGATCCTTGAGCTGTTTTTGCCAAACAGTCCTCTCCTAAACTCCAGTAACCCAGGGTACTTGTCAGCTATCAAGATCCTGCTCAGAGAAGCACTGGTAGGTGCAGGGAACCACATTTGCATTTCTTCTTAGAGTTGGATTTCTTCTTTCAGTTGGGAACTCAAAGGCACCATGGAAATGCAAGATGAGGCCAAGAGAAGCTCTGGGGTTGTAAGAAGCTTGACTAAAAGCTCATCCAGGCACAGCAGTGTGCACAGGCACTGCACAGTATGTATGAACAACAGAGGAATCAAAGTGGAATGAGCAGAAATTAATAAACAGCAGAAAACAGTATACCCAAGAGAAGCAAAGACCTGCCATAAGAGAAGGGAGAGGGGAAACTAGGAAAGGTGCCCATGGGGAGGTCTTTCATTAGAGAAAAGAAGATCAGAAGGAACAGGAATGTGAGCCAGGTTCAATAACACTccccagcagtgagcagagacCAGTGCCTAAAGCGAAGGGATGTCTCAGTGGAGAGAGGACACAAGCACTTACGTAGTCCTCAAGCAGGAAAATAAACCCACATCAGACTGCTGGTATGCTGCAGCTTTTAGTCAGTGGGAAATACTTGCTATTTATAGCACCACAGGATATTTCCAAAGGTCTCAGCAATGTGAGACCCCCTCTAGAATAAAGGGAAGCACTCAGCAGCAAAGAGGTTACTCTGAGAGGGCAGAATTTAAATAAGTAATGTATTACAGGGCTCATCCTGCTCTTCACCTTGGGTCTGATCCAGTTTGTTCTGGCAGCAGCTTTTGTCCCCCAGGCAGCTTAGAACTCAGGGGAGGAAAAGGACTTGCAGCCAGTTTCACagttcttccttctcctcctttatGTCTCTGGGACTATTCACAGCCGTGATATACTCAGGATACCTAAGCTCTAATGTAAAGAAGTCAAATATTTTCCATACAAATATCCTTATCTTAGAAACAAAGCTCTAATCCATAGCAGAATAATGATCCTCAAGCACCAGGCTGTTAGCACTGTGCAGGCAgtgccatccccagcctcactGACAGCCTTTGGTTCCCCCACCTACAGCAAGGCTTCCCGCGTCAGGGTCCATAAGGTTTCATGAGTCCCAGGTTCCTGGGTTGTGGAAGATACAAACCTGCCCAAAGGGAGGGAAAATTACCCTTTAACCCACAGTCCTTTCCCTTTTAGTATGAGATGCACTATGAAGAATGAATGAATTGTTACAGATCAAAATTAAGTCTATATAAAACACAACTGGAGGAAACATTTATAATTAAAAGTCCAAATTTAACAAGCCCAGAGGTTAGCAATTTTCTGGTTCAATCTGAAGAGTGGTGAAAATTCAGTGTGTTTCTGTTTGGTTTGGACTGGCCTATTTTGTGTTCACAACCCATTTTCCTGATACACAGCACTTTGCTGTGTTGCTCAGTGCTAATGCTCAGGAGCAGAAGCATTTGACTCTCAGTGGTGCTGCAGCACACACTTgccattttcctccttttaagtactcattatttcttttcagaCCTTTAGATTTCCACAGTAATACTGGTGCAAGTATTGCTCAGTTTTATTAGAAAAAGTCAGATGGTCCAACTTCTGCTTGTTTGTTGCTGACATAGAGGAAAATTAAATCCTGGCTTGGAATTTGCAAGTTAGTGACAATAATACCTCACATTTGCTGAAATCAGAGTTCATGGGCTGTCTTTCCCTTTAGGAGGCAACAAGAAAGTCTTTAAGCtgaataaatagaaaaaatggTTGAATGAATGAAAAGCAAAGAACAACTTTATCCCAGGAGTAGTCAGTTGCTAAATTAGTGCATGGATGCAGCTATTTTTTAGTAGCATCTTATTCCTTGATGCTACTAAAAGCTTGACAAGGACCCaatattgttttctttctattttgCGGTCTTCAGTGAACTTGCCACTACAGTATCCTCTAGCAATGATGTCAAGAGATAATTAAGGGACTTCTGAAAAAGTATCCACTTattatttgaatttatttttcactcCTCATTAGGCAATTTGGGACAAAATGAGTAATTGGCTTTTATTCTTCAGGCCACCTAGAATGTTGTAAGTCTCTTACCATATCCCTGTAGCCATCTTTTTTCAAGAATGACAAATC is a window from the Zonotrichia albicollis isolate bZonAlb1 chromosome 6, bZonAlb1.hap1, whole genome shotgun sequence genome containing:
- the LOC102069867 gene encoding protein TUNAR isoform X1; translated protein: MLCASHLFLMHCMVILKGRIKKLATKMVITSGNEEDKGSQEKESKEETILAMLGIIGTILNLIVIIFVYIYTTL
- the LOC102069867 gene encoding protein TUNAR isoform X2, whose amino-acid sequence is MVITSGNEEDKGSQEKESKEETILAMLGIIGTILNLIVIIFVYIYTTL